TACGCTTCAACCGGTTGTGATCCATCATAAATTTGTAGAATTTCTGTGTGCCATTCATCGTTACGCGGCAGAGAACGGGTATGTGCGAGAAGAGACAGGATCATCGATGTCCCGACGCATGTATGCCATTGCATCCTACATTCACAGCCATTATCAGCAGGATTTATCTTTGGACGAGGTGTCCAGGCGGTTTTATGTAAGTGCCCACCACTTGTCCCGCCAATTTAACAGGGTCACTGGTTTTACCTTCACGGAGTATGTGCAGATGACCCGTATTCGAAATGCCCAGCAATTGCTGCTGAATTCGAGTGAAAAAATTACGGACATTGCTGCACAGTGTGGGTTCGCCAGCTTTTCCCAGTTTAATCGCATCTTCAACAAACAGAGCGGCATGTCACCAAGTGCCTATCGACGGAGCAGACCATCGCAGAGCAAACATGAAATGATGCTTGTGGGCGAAAGACCCGAGTGACGTTAGCGCCCAGCGTAAGATAACAAGCGGAGTGATGGACAGGCTTAAATTGCTAGTTAACGGGCTATTTTTCTGGACAGGAGATTTATATGAAAATAATAGCTAAGGACATGGTATAGGGTTGGGTCCATCTATTTATGATGTAGCTAGGGACATCCCGCCATCATACATCCGATATA
The window above is part of the Paenibacillus sp. 1781tsa1 genome. Proteins encoded here:
- a CDS encoding AraC family transcriptional regulator; the protein is MTTSVLTYEQGYVIHVNQPGDELFYHLDYDERSHDLNMEFQHFHDFYEVCILLDRTAAHIIEGSLYEIQPLDIVLLRPSLLHKTQYPKGTPPKRLMINFAMPRYMPGLESGYNELFSIFDEEVPIFRFPEERRKEILAPINDIFAISQQRSTLQPVVIHHKFVEFLCAIHRYAAENGYVREETGSSMSRRMYAIASYIHSHYQQDLSLDEVSRRFYVSAHHLSRQFNRVTGFTFTEYVQMTRIRNAQQLLLNSSEKITDIAAQCGFASFSQFNRIFNKQSGMSPSAYRRSRPSQSKHEMMLVGERPE